A single genomic interval of Megalobrama amblycephala isolate DHTTF-2021 linkage group LG17, ASM1881202v1, whole genome shotgun sequence harbors:
- the LOC125250669 gene encoding NACHT, LRR and PYD domains-containing protein 1 homolog isoform X1 → MFRDSYNKFHSNKDITGSQAELNVSAAAQSGSNITAPALTKNTITGNVHIIHNAPGFTGYHRYSEKTQTSEISSAIHKYKKLICSEYQYVTEYNSLPGEHVLLSERFTQPLILKNHRDPREREEEICSSGERFQQVLSFRSSEDSVHLNSLFDPDGHGISPRAVILQGNSGNGKTFTVQKIMMDWASGDLYKERFDIVFHLKCKEINRIPGKNSLAEILSYSCSLTSDQISQMLQHSPEKVLFIIDGFDELKLTQDIYHTSPNTDLLQKASPEVILCDLLRGRILRESFLLVTSRSTATDTLSKLLKGPQSFSEIIGFSEKGVEEYFQKFFQNEALFRKAYTLVKPNETLITACSIPVVCWIICTTIQERFKIGADITRGLETTTSIYVDFVSTLLEHHCQGLSQSVPTLLRSLGQLAERGILEQQVLFDEKSVNETVSDPACSPFLCKFLFKRRIHSETMFSFMHLSFQEFFTALYFVLLDEEESQRKFTQLFSIHEKAGGFSRGISRLTAVMQFAFGLLNKDVRDTLGKKHGLFVHPNTEAYLKKMILTEIQKETWDSYTICFWIHCLYELHEEDFVKKAMESTPHITMYGSVILRRIDCWALLYCSLCCECIEELALHDCRLSSEKLSIILPALCKFKNLTLSPEGLSYAELAELMFTLTRRKTLIIKSACIRPYIKDWSVERVELFIREDEYSMRISSTRDPKQSLISLFLTFPHSELISIDWTKLFQIYERKSSALLPFLRSFFELKKMEMTLDVLNRKWSVQILHIIQKFPSLTELSVHAYFLPEEGIEILQRSCVRPACDLSFSGYRCHKESEKCTSGKNESCNHQVKIQLNSQGFSVETLRQPLFGN, encoded by the exons ATGTTCCGGGACAGTTATAACA AGTTTCACAGTAACAAAGACATAACTGGATCTCAAGCTGAGCTAAATGTCAGTGCTGCAGCTCAGAGTGGAAGCAATATTACAGCACCTGCACttactaaaaatacaataaCAGGCAATGTCCACATCATACATAATGCACCTG GTTTCACTGGGTATCACAGATACTctgaaaaaacacaaacatcag AAATCAGCTCAGCGATTCACAAATATAAGAAGCTGATCTGCAGTGAATACCAGTATGTGACTGAGTATAACTCTCTGCCTGGTGAACATGTGCTGCTGTCTGAGCGCTTCACACAACCTCTGATCCTTAAGAATCATAGAGatccaagagagagagaagaagagatCTGCTCCAGTGGAGAAAGATTCCAGCAGGTCCTCAGCTTCAGGAGCAGTGAAGACTCTGTCCATCTGAACTCTCTGTTTGACCCAGATGGTCATGGGATCAGTCCCAGAGCTGTTATACTGCAGGGAAATTCTGGAAATGGGAAAACCTTCACTGTTCAGAAGATCATGATGGACTGGGCATCTGGTGACCTCTACAAAGAGCGGTTTGATATTGTGTTCCACTTAAAGTGTAAAGAAATAAACCGTATTCCTGGCAAAAACAGTTTGGCGGAGATCTTGAGTTACAGCTGCAGTTTAACATCAGATCAGATCTCACAGATGTTACAGCATTCACCAGAGAAGGTGCTTTTCATCATTGATGGATTTGATGAGCTGAAACTCACACAGGACATTTATCACACGTCACCAAACACTGATCTGCTTCAGAAAGCGTCACCTGAGGTCATTCTTTGTGACCTGCTGAGGGGTCGAATCCTGCGAGAGTCCTTCCTGCTGGTCACCTCCAGATCTACAGCTACGGACACACTGAGTAAACTGCTCAAAGGACCTCAAAGTTTCTCTGAGATAATTGGTTTCTCTGAGAAGGGGGTGGAGGAGTACTTCCAGAAGTTTTTTCAAAACGAGGCTCTTTTCAGGAAGGCTTATACACTTGTAAAGCCAAATGAAACACTCATCACTGCCTGCTCCATCCCTGTCGTCTGCTGGATCATCTGCACAACTATCCAGGAACGATTCAAAATTGGTGCAGATATAACAAGAGGACTGGAAACCACCACCTCCATCTATGTTGACTTTGTGTCCACTCTACTGGAGCATCACTGCCAGGGTTTGAGTCAGTCCGTCCCGACCCTGCTGAGGAGTCTGGGTCAGCTGGCAGAGAGAGGGATTCTGGAACAGCAAGTCTTGTTTGATGAGAAAAGTGTGAATGAAACAGTTTCAGATCCTGCTTGCAGTCCATTCCTGTGCAAGTTCCTTTTTAAGAGAAGAATCCACTCGGAGACAATGTTCAGTTTCATGCATCTCAGCTTCCAGGAGTTCTTCACTGCTCTGTACTTTGTCCTTCTGGATGAAGAAGAGTCCCAAAGGAAATTTACACAGCTATTTTCCATTCACGAAAAGGCAGGTGGTTTTTCAAGAGGCATTTCACGTTTAACAGCTGTGATGCAGTTTGCTTTTGGCCTGTTGAATAAGGATGTGAGAGACACTCTTGGAAAGAAACATGGTCTGTTTGTTCATCCAAACACAGAGGCCTAtctgaaaaaaatgattttaacagAGATTCAAAAAGAGACTTGGGattcatatacaatatgcttttGGATTCACTGTCTGTACGAACTGCATGAAGAGGACTTTGTAAAAAAAGCTATGGAATCCACACCTCATATAACTATGTATGGTTCAGTCATCTTAAGAAGAATAGACTGCTGGGCCCTGCTGTACTGCTCTCTGTGCTGTGAGTGCATTGAAGAACTGGCTCTCCATGACTGCAGATTATCATCTGAAAAGTTGTCTATTATTCTGCCTGCACTCTGCAAGTTTAAGAATTTAAC GTTGAGTCCAGAAGGTCTATCATACGCTGAGCTTGCTGAACTGATGTTTACTCTAACAAGAAGAAAGACCCTGATCATAAAGAG TGCCTGTATTAGACCGTACATTAAAGATTGGTCTGTCGAAAGAGTGGAACTGTTTATAAGAGAAGACGAATACAG TATGAGGATATCATCTACACGAGACCCAAAGCAAAGTTTGATATCACTCTTCCTCACCTTTCCACACTCGGAGCTGATCAGCATTGACTGGACGAAACTTTTCCAGATATATGAAAGGAAATCCAGTGCATTGTTGCCATTTCTCCGTTCTTTCTTTGAACTGAAAAAGATGGAAATGACACTGGATGTATTGAATAGGAAGTGGTCTGTGCAGATCCTCCACATCATCCAGAAATTCCCCAGTCTAACAGAACTCTC GGTACATGCTTATTTTTTACCGGAGGAGGGAATCGAGATCTTGCAGAGGTCATGTGTGAGGCCAGCCTGTGATTTGTCATTTTCCGG GTACAGATGCCATAAAGAGTCTGAAAAATGCACAAGTGGGAAAAATGAAAGCTGCAATCATCAGGTGAAGATTCAGCTGAATTCCCAGGGCTTTTCTGTGGAGACATTACGACA gcccttgTTTGGAAACTAA
- the LOC125250669 gene encoding NACHT, LRR and PYD domains-containing protein 1 homolog isoform X2 → MFRDSYNKFHSNKDITGSQAELNVSAAAQSGSNITAPALTKNTITGNVHIIHNAPGFTGYHRYSEKTQTSEISSAIHKYKKLICSEYQYVTEYNSLPGEHVLLSERFTQPLILKNHRDPREREEEICSSGERFQQVLSFRSSEDSVHLNSLFDPDGHGISPRAVILQGNSGNGKTFTVQKIMMDWASGDLYKERFDIVFHLKCKEINRIPGKNSLAEILSYSCSLTSDQISQMLQHSPEKVLFIIDGFDELKLTQDIYHTSPNTDLLQKASPEVILCDLLRGRILRESFLLVTSRSTATDTLSKLLKGPQSFSEIIGFSEKGVEEYFQKFFQNEALFRKAYTLVKPNETLITACSIPVVCWIICTTIQERFKIGADITRGLETTTSIYVDFVSTLLEHHCQGLSQSVPTLLRSLGQLAERGILEQQVLFDEKSVNETVSDPACSPFLCKFLFKRRIHSETMFSFMHLSFQEFFTALYFVLLDEEESQRKFTQLFSIHEKAGGFSRGISRLTAVMQFAFGLLNKDVRDTLGKKHGLFVHPNTEAYLKKMILTEIQKETWDSYTICFWIHCLYELHEEDFVKKAMESTPHITMYGSVILRRIDCWALLYCSLCCECIEELALHDCRLSSEKLSIILPALCKFKNLTLSPEGLSYAELAELMFTLTRRKTLIIKSACIRPYIKDWSVERVELFIREDEYSMRISSTRDPKQSLISLFLTFPHSELISIDWTKLFQIYERKSSALLPFLRSFFELKKMEMTLDVLNRKWSVQILHIIQKFPSLTELSVHAYFLPEEGIEILQRSCVRPACDLSFSGSTHLHLVLNLETFFSCNNVIYLF, encoded by the exons ATGTTCCGGGACAGTTATAACA AGTTTCACAGTAACAAAGACATAACTGGATCTCAAGCTGAGCTAAATGTCAGTGCTGCAGCTCAGAGTGGAAGCAATATTACAGCACCTGCACttactaaaaatacaataaCAGGCAATGTCCACATCATACATAATGCACCTG GTTTCACTGGGTATCACAGATACTctgaaaaaacacaaacatcag AAATCAGCTCAGCGATTCACAAATATAAGAAGCTGATCTGCAGTGAATACCAGTATGTGACTGAGTATAACTCTCTGCCTGGTGAACATGTGCTGCTGTCTGAGCGCTTCACACAACCTCTGATCCTTAAGAATCATAGAGatccaagagagagagaagaagagatCTGCTCCAGTGGAGAAAGATTCCAGCAGGTCCTCAGCTTCAGGAGCAGTGAAGACTCTGTCCATCTGAACTCTCTGTTTGACCCAGATGGTCATGGGATCAGTCCCAGAGCTGTTATACTGCAGGGAAATTCTGGAAATGGGAAAACCTTCACTGTTCAGAAGATCATGATGGACTGGGCATCTGGTGACCTCTACAAAGAGCGGTTTGATATTGTGTTCCACTTAAAGTGTAAAGAAATAAACCGTATTCCTGGCAAAAACAGTTTGGCGGAGATCTTGAGTTACAGCTGCAGTTTAACATCAGATCAGATCTCACAGATGTTACAGCATTCACCAGAGAAGGTGCTTTTCATCATTGATGGATTTGATGAGCTGAAACTCACACAGGACATTTATCACACGTCACCAAACACTGATCTGCTTCAGAAAGCGTCACCTGAGGTCATTCTTTGTGACCTGCTGAGGGGTCGAATCCTGCGAGAGTCCTTCCTGCTGGTCACCTCCAGATCTACAGCTACGGACACACTGAGTAAACTGCTCAAAGGACCTCAAAGTTTCTCTGAGATAATTGGTTTCTCTGAGAAGGGGGTGGAGGAGTACTTCCAGAAGTTTTTTCAAAACGAGGCTCTTTTCAGGAAGGCTTATACACTTGTAAAGCCAAATGAAACACTCATCACTGCCTGCTCCATCCCTGTCGTCTGCTGGATCATCTGCACAACTATCCAGGAACGATTCAAAATTGGTGCAGATATAACAAGAGGACTGGAAACCACCACCTCCATCTATGTTGACTTTGTGTCCACTCTACTGGAGCATCACTGCCAGGGTTTGAGTCAGTCCGTCCCGACCCTGCTGAGGAGTCTGGGTCAGCTGGCAGAGAGAGGGATTCTGGAACAGCAAGTCTTGTTTGATGAGAAAAGTGTGAATGAAACAGTTTCAGATCCTGCTTGCAGTCCATTCCTGTGCAAGTTCCTTTTTAAGAGAAGAATCCACTCGGAGACAATGTTCAGTTTCATGCATCTCAGCTTCCAGGAGTTCTTCACTGCTCTGTACTTTGTCCTTCTGGATGAAGAAGAGTCCCAAAGGAAATTTACACAGCTATTTTCCATTCACGAAAAGGCAGGTGGTTTTTCAAGAGGCATTTCACGTTTAACAGCTGTGATGCAGTTTGCTTTTGGCCTGTTGAATAAGGATGTGAGAGACACTCTTGGAAAGAAACATGGTCTGTTTGTTCATCCAAACACAGAGGCCTAtctgaaaaaaatgattttaacagAGATTCAAAAAGAGACTTGGGattcatatacaatatgcttttGGATTCACTGTCTGTACGAACTGCATGAAGAGGACTTTGTAAAAAAAGCTATGGAATCCACACCTCATATAACTATGTATGGTTCAGTCATCTTAAGAAGAATAGACTGCTGGGCCCTGCTGTACTGCTCTCTGTGCTGTGAGTGCATTGAAGAACTGGCTCTCCATGACTGCAGATTATCATCTGAAAAGTTGTCTATTATTCTGCCTGCACTCTGCAAGTTTAAGAATTTAAC GTTGAGTCCAGAAGGTCTATCATACGCTGAGCTTGCTGAACTGATGTTTACTCTAACAAGAAGAAAGACCCTGATCATAAAGAG TGCCTGTATTAGACCGTACATTAAAGATTGGTCTGTCGAAAGAGTGGAACTGTTTATAAGAGAAGACGAATACAG TATGAGGATATCATCTACACGAGACCCAAAGCAAAGTTTGATATCACTCTTCCTCACCTTTCCACACTCGGAGCTGATCAGCATTGACTGGACGAAACTTTTCCAGATATATGAAAGGAAATCCAGTGCATTGTTGCCATTTCTCCGTTCTTTCTTTGAACTGAAAAAGATGGAAATGACACTGGATGTATTGAATAGGAAGTGGTCTGTGCAGATCCTCCACATCATCCAGAAATTCCCCAGTCTAACAGAACTCTC GGTACATGCTTATTTTTTACCGGAGGAGGGAATCGAGATCTTGCAGAGGTCATGTGTGAGGCCAGCCTGTGATTTGTCATTTTCCGG GTCTACTCACCTTCATTTGGTTTTAAACCTGGAAACCTTTTTTTCctgtaataatgtaatttatttattttaa